Proteins co-encoded in one Streptococcus parauberis NCFD 2020 genomic window:
- a CDS encoding nitroreductase family protein — MKFLELNKKRHAVKSFNDQKVDFKDLRTAIEIATLAPSANNIQPWKFVVVENKKADLAKDMVEGNKVQIEQAQYVVAVFSDTDLAQRSRKIARVGVKSLPDDLISYYMETLPPRYDKFQPDQKSDYLAFNTGLVAMNLVLALTDQKISSNMILGFDKTIVNEILDVDSRFRPEILITVGYSDEHPEPSYRLPVDELIERR; from the coding sequence ATGAAATTTCTAGAATTGAATAAGAAACGCCACGCTGTTAAATCATTTAATGATCAAAAAGTTGACTTTAAAGATTTACGGACAGCCATCGAGATTGCGACTTTAGCACCAAGTGCCAACAATATTCAACCTTGGAAATTTGTTGTGGTTGAAAACAAAAAAGCTGATCTTGCTAAAGATATGGTTGAAGGAAATAAAGTTCAGATTGAACAAGCACAGTACGTTGTTGCTGTTTTCTCTGATACTGATCTTGCTCAACGTTCGCGTAAGATTGCCCGTGTCGGTGTCAAATCATTGCCTGATGATTTAATTAGCTATTACATGGAAACTTTACCTCCACGTTATGACAAATTCCAACCTGATCAAAAGAGTGATTACCTAGCTTTTAATACTGGCCTTGTGGCAATGAACTTAGTTCTTGCATTGACTGACCAAAAAATTTCTTCTAATATGATTCTTGGTTTTGATAAAACTATCGTTAATGAAATTTTAGATGTGGATTCACGTTTCCGTCCTGAGATTTTAATCACTGTCGGCTATAGCGATGAGCATCCAGAGCCAAGCTACCGTCTACCTGTTGATGAATTAATTGAACGTCGTTAA
- the uvrC gene encoding excinuclease ABC subunit UvrC — MNDLIKHKLELLPDSPGCYLHKNKDGKIIYVGKAKNLKNRVRSYFRGSHDTKTELLVSEIADFEFIVTGSNTEALLLEINLIQENMPRYNIKLKDDKSYPFIKITNEHFPRLLITRQIRKNDGLYFGPYPDSYTANEVKKLLDRIFPFKKCTNPVNKVCFYYHIGQCNAHTICQTDKAYWDGLVEDVKLFLNGKDDKIIDGLKRKMKTASEELEFERAAEYRDLISGIATLRTKQRVMSKDLMDRDIFGYYVEKGWMCVQVFFVRQGKLIQRDVNMFPYYNEEEDDFLTYMGQFYQDKRHFLPKEVFIPANIDHELVEAIVPSKIIKPQRGEKKQLVALATKNARVSLQQKFDLLEKDLKKTKGAIDNLGELMAIPTPIRIEAFDNSNIQGTSPVAAMVVFVDGKPSKKDYRKFKIKTVTGPDDYASMREVISRRYSRVQKDNLQAPDLIIIDGGQGQVNIAKDVIQNQLGLSIPVAGLQKNDKHQTQELLFGDPLEVIDLPRNSEEFFLLHRIQDEVHRFAITFHRQVRSKNSFSSKLDNIEGLGPKRKQTLLKHFKNMTAIGNATVDEIRALGIPEKVAENLLASFNQKK, encoded by the coding sequence ATGAATGATCTGATTAAACATAAGCTGGAATTGCTTCCTGATAGTCCAGGATGTTATCTCCACAAAAATAAAGACGGCAAAATAATCTATGTTGGAAAAGCTAAAAATTTAAAGAATCGGGTTCGCTCTTATTTTAGAGGAAGTCATGATACCAAGACTGAATTATTGGTTTCAGAAATTGCTGATTTTGAATTCATTGTAACGGGCTCAAATACAGAAGCTCTTCTTTTAGAAATTAACTTGATACAAGAGAACATGCCTCGATATAACATCAAGTTAAAGGATGACAAGTCTTATCCCTTTATCAAGATTACTAATGAGCATTTTCCGCGTCTATTGATTACTCGCCAAATTCGTAAGAATGATGGACTCTATTTTGGCCCTTATCCTGATTCTTATACAGCAAATGAAGTCAAAAAGCTTTTGGACCGAATTTTCCCTTTTAAGAAATGTACTAACCCTGTAAACAAAGTTTGCTTTTATTATCACATCGGCCAGTGTAATGCCCATACCATTTGTCAAACTGATAAAGCTTACTGGGATGGCCTGGTGGAAGACGTCAAACTGTTCTTGAATGGTAAAGACGACAAAATCATTGATGGTCTAAAAAGAAAGATGAAGACAGCTTCCGAGGAATTGGAGTTTGAACGAGCTGCTGAGTATCGTGATTTGATTTCGGGAATTGCTACGCTGAGAACCAAACAACGAGTGATGAGTAAAGACTTAATGGACAGAGACATTTTTGGCTATTACGTCGAAAAAGGCTGGATGTGCGTTCAAGTTTTCTTTGTTAGACAGGGGAAATTAATCCAAAGAGATGTTAATATGTTCCCCTACTATAACGAGGAAGAAGATGATTTCTTAACTTATATGGGGCAATTTTACCAAGATAAAAGACATTTCCTACCCAAGGAAGTCTTCATTCCTGCTAACATTGACCACGAACTGGTAGAAGCTATTGTCCCAAGCAAGATAATTAAACCACAACGTGGTGAGAAGAAGCAGCTAGTCGCCTTAGCAACCAAGAATGCACGTGTCTCCCTTCAACAAAAATTTGATTTGCTGGAAAAAGATTTGAAAAAGACAAAAGGGGCTATTGATAATCTAGGTGAGTTAATGGCTATTCCAACACCTATTCGAATTGAAGCATTTGATAACTCGAATATTCAAGGAACAAGTCCAGTCGCCGCTATGGTCGTCTTTGTCGATGGAAAACCAAGTAAAAAAGATTATCGAAAATTCAAAATCAAAACAGTCACTGGACCAGATGACTATGCCAGTATGCGGGAAGTTATCTCCAGACGTTATAGTCGGGTTCAAAAGGACAACTTACAAGCTCCAGATTTAATTATCATTGATGGAGGACAAGGGCAAGTTAATATCGCTAAGGATGTCATTCAAAATCAACTCGGCTTATCTATTCCAGTTGCTGGTTTGCAAAAAAATGACAAGCACCAAACCCAAGAACTCTTGTTTGGTGACCCCTTGGAAGTGATTGATTTACCCCGCAATTCAGAGGAATTTTTCTTGCTTCATCGCATTCAAGATGAGGTTCACCGCTTTGCTATTACCTTCCATAGACAGGTTCGCAGTAAGAATTCTTTCTCCTCAAAATTGGACAATATTGAGGGGCTTGGTCCTAAGCGCAAGCAAACCTTGCTCAAACATTTTAAGAATATGACAGCTATTGGTAATGCCACTGTAGATGAGATAAGGGCCTTGGGGATTCCAGAAAAAGTTGCCGAAAATTTACTAGCTAGTTTTAATCAAAAAAAATGA
- a CDS encoding MFS transporter codes for MTHLLLLVIYMAFISLGLPDGLLGAGWPAMQLEMGLPVSYMGILTTIISMATIFSSLQSNRLNKKFGTGMVTAVSVAITAFAILGFGLCHSFWVICLLAIPYGLGAGSVDAALNNYVALHYSSKHMSWLHCMWGVGVSTGTYSLGYAMNLGNTWNSGYILVGVIQVIFTAVLFMNLPLWTNDHVNPSENQQVAKVLSFKEVLAIPGAKEIMLTFFAYCALESVTGLWTSSYMVEVKGLSVPMAVTFTTLFYLGITLGRGINGFMAMRFTNDQLIRIGLVLIGSGILIFLIPLQIHGLTLAGLLLIGLGCAPIYPCIIHSTPEHFGKERSQAMIGVEMAFAYMGFVIIPPLFGVIAQYISMSLFPVVLISLLFLMAIMHTKVVKIHIIE; via the coding sequence ATGACACATTTATTATTACTGGTCATTTACATGGCTTTTATTAGTTTAGGATTACCAGATGGCTTACTCGGTGCAGGCTGGCCTGCCATGCAACTGGAAATGGGCTTACCTGTTTCTTATATGGGGATTCTAACCACCATAATCTCCATGGCAACAATCTTTTCAAGTTTACAAAGTAACCGACTTAACAAAAAGTTTGGAACCGGCATGGTAACTGCAGTCAGCGTAGCCATTACAGCCTTCGCTATTCTTGGTTTTGGTCTCTGTCATTCATTTTGGGTGATTTGTTTATTAGCCATTCCATATGGTTTAGGTGCGGGATCCGTTGATGCTGCCTTAAATAATTATGTTGCGCTGCACTACTCAAGCAAACATATGAGTTGGTTGCATTGTATGTGGGGTGTAGGTGTTTCGACGGGGACCTATTCCCTTGGATATGCGATGAATCTGGGAAACACATGGAATAGTGGCTATATATTAGTGGGAGTAATACAGGTTATTTTCACAGCTGTGCTCTTTATGAATTTGCCACTTTGGACAAATGACCATGTTAATCCCAGTGAGAATCAGCAAGTTGCTAAAGTCTTAAGTTTTAAAGAAGTATTGGCCATTCCTGGTGCCAAAGAGATAATGCTGACGTTTTTTGCCTACTGTGCACTGGAATCAGTGACGGGACTTTGGACAAGTTCCTATATGGTTGAAGTTAAAGGTTTGAGTGTACCTATGGCAGTTACATTTACCACCCTCTTTTATCTGGGCATCACACTTGGTCGTGGGATAAATGGTTTTATGGCCATGCGTTTTACCAATGATCAGTTGATTCGGATTGGGCTCGTATTAATTGGGTCAGGTATTCTGATTTTCTTAATTCCTTTGCAAATCCATGGCCTTACTCTAGCAGGTTTGCTCTTAATCGGCTTAGGGTGTGCACCAATTTATCCATGTATTATTCATTCCACACCGGAGCATTTCGGTAAGGAACGGTCACAGGCAATGATTGGTGTCGAGATGGCCTTTGCTTATATGGGATTTGTCATTATTCCCCCATTATTTGGTGTTATTGCCCAATATATCTCAATGTCCCTTTTCCCAGTAGTACTGATTAGCTTATTATTTCTTATGGCAATTATGCATACAAAAGTGGTTAAGATTCATATCATCGAATAA